One genomic region from Balaenoptera acutorostrata chromosome 1, mBalAcu1.1, whole genome shotgun sequence encodes:
- the LOC103013526 gene encoding LOW QUALITY PROTEIN: E3 ubiquitin-protein ligase makorin-2-like (The sequence of the model RefSeq protein was modified relative to this genomic sequence to represent the inferred CDS: deleted 1 base in 1 codon; substituted 2 bases at 2 genomic stop codons) has protein sequence MSTKHVTCRYFMRGVCREGNQCLFSHDLANSKPSTICKYYQKGSCAYGTRCRNDHTRPSAAAGGAMGTVPHGVPSLGFHSPHPPSYLTASIVKTNLHEPGKREKRTLVLRDRNLSGMAKEKTCPSVVSNPGGCSDLQNSPELKPHSYLEAIRSGRDNLEASISYSSEQQLCPYAAAGECRFGDACVYLNGEVCEICRLQVLHPFDPEQRKAHEKICMSTFEHEMEKAFAFQASQDKVCSMCMEVILEKASASXRRFGILSNCNHTYCLSCIRQWRCAKQFENPIIKSCPECHVISEFVIPSVYWVEDQNKRNELIEAFKQGMGKKVCKYFEQGKGTCPFGSKCLYRHAYPDGRLAEPEKPRKQLSSEGTVRFFNSVRLWDFIENXESQHVYNTEDVDMTELGDLFMHHSGVESSEP, from the exons ATGAGCACCAAGCATGTCACTTGCAGGTATTTTATGCGTGGTGTGTGTCGGGAAGGAAACCAGTGCCTGTTCTCACATGACTTGGCAAACAGCAAGCCATCTACCATCTGCAAATACTACCAGAAGGGCTCTTGCGCCTACGGAACTCGTTGCAGA AACGATCACACGAGGCCCTCTGCTGCAGCTGGTGGGGCCATGGGCACTGTTCCCCACGGGGTGCCCTCCCTCGGTTTCCACAGTCCTCACCCTCCTTCTTACCTCACTGCATCAATCGTGAAAACTAACTTACACGAGCCTGGGAAACGTGAAAAGAGGACATTGGTACTTAGAGACCGAAATCTCTCTGGCATGGCTAAAGAAAAGACTTGCCCAAGTGTGGTGAGTAATCCCGGAGGCTGCAGCGACCTGCAGAACAGCCCAGAGCTGAAGCCGCATTCCTACCTAGAAGCAATCAGGAGTGGTCGCGACAACTTAGAAGCTAGCATCTCCTACAGCAGCGAGCAGCAGCTGTGCCCCTACGCAGCTGCCGGGGAGTGCCGATTTGGGGACGCTTGTGTCTACCTGAATGGGGAAGTTTGTGAAATCTGTAGGTTACAAGTCCTGCACCCCTTCGACCCAGAGCAAAGGAAAGCTCACGAGAAGATCTGCATGTCAACATTCGAACACGAGATGGAGAAGGCCTTTGCCTTCCAGGCCAGTCAGGACAAAGTGTGCAGCATGTGCATGGAGGTTATCCTCGAGAAGGCGTCAGCCTCGTAGCGGAGGTTCGGGATCCTTTCCAACTGCAACCACACGTATTGCCTGTCCTGCATCCGGCAGTGGAGGTGTGCCAAGCAGTTTGAGAACCCAATCATCAAGTCTTGTCCAGAGTGCCATGTGATATCAGAGTTTGTAATTCCAAGTGTGTATTGGGTAGAAGATCAGAATAAAAGGAACGAGTTGATTGAAGCTTTCAAACAGGGAATGGGAAAAAAAGTTTGTAAATACTTTGAGCAAGGCAAAGGGACCTGCCCGTTCGGAAGCAAATGCCTTTACCGCCATGCTTACCCTGATGGGCGGCTAGCGGAACCAGAGAAACCTCGGAAACAGCTCAGTTCTGAAGGCACCGTGAGGTTCTTTAATTCAGTGCGGCTCTGGGATTTCATTGAGAACTGAGAGAGCCAGCATGTCTACAACACTGAAGACGTCGACATGACAGAGCTTGGGGACCTCTTCATGCACCACTCCGGAGTGGAGTCATCAGAACCCTGA